A genomic segment from Pseudomonas sessilinigenes encodes:
- a CDS encoding AraC family transcriptional regulator yields the protein MSQPLHRRVVPETYVQLLYDYLKAHGHDPVSVLAEPWPQPDPNGAGGIDVEHWEHLLATAAQQLGDPLLGIHLGRTISPRHFGVLGSVLLACNNLEAALMRLERYLRLVFDVLPMYRREGQGWVEIVWDTSEYQPGPLVNETGIVAMVQFCRDLVVGVVDPIQIDFNHLGPTDPCPYEEFFACPVRFGQAQAVMRFAPDVLAMPLKSPDPALITLLEQHADRLLAQLPQQDEMVEQVRRSISRELHEGEPSIERIGARLSLSPRTLQRRLQETGTTFRGELNLVRHELALSYLRDPRLQIVDIAMLLGYSEHSAFTRAFKEWSGQTPLEARQNQSP from the coding sequence ATGAGCCAGCCCCTGCACCGGCGCGTAGTTCCCGAAACCTACGTGCAACTGCTTTACGACTACCTGAAAGCCCACGGACACGATCCGGTTTCAGTGCTCGCAGAACCTTGGCCGCAGCCCGACCCGAACGGCGCTGGAGGCATCGACGTCGAGCATTGGGAACACTTGCTGGCGACGGCTGCGCAGCAGTTGGGCGATCCGCTGCTGGGCATCCACCTGGGCCGGACGATCAGCCCTCGACACTTTGGAGTGCTGGGCTCGGTGCTCCTGGCCTGCAATAACCTCGAGGCGGCCCTGATGCGCCTGGAACGCTACCTGCGCCTGGTGTTCGATGTCCTGCCGATGTACCGCCGTGAAGGACAGGGCTGGGTGGAAATCGTCTGGGACACCAGCGAGTACCAGCCCGGCCCCTTGGTCAATGAAACGGGGATCGTGGCGATGGTGCAGTTCTGCCGCGACTTGGTCGTTGGCGTGGTCGATCCGATCCAGATCGACTTCAACCACCTGGGCCCGACCGACCCTTGCCCTTATGAGGAATTCTTTGCCTGCCCGGTACGTTTTGGCCAGGCGCAAGCGGTGATGCGCTTTGCCCCGGATGTGCTGGCGATGCCGCTGAAAAGCCCTGACCCGGCGCTGATCACTTTGCTGGAACAGCATGCGGATCGGCTCCTGGCGCAGCTGCCACAACAGGATGAGATGGTGGAGCAGGTACGCAGGAGTATCTCCAGGGAACTGCACGAGGGTGAGCCAAGCATCGAGCGAATCGGGGCCCGGCTCAGTCTCTCCCCACGCACTCTGCAGCGGCGCCTGCAAGAGACCGGTACCACCTTTCGTGGCGAGCTGAACCTGGTCCGCCATGAACTGGCATTGTCGTACCTGCGCGACCCACGCCTGCAGATCGTGGATATCGCCATGCTCCTCGGGTATTCGGAGCACAGCGCCTTCACCCGGGCATTCAAGGAGTGGAGTGGGCAGACACCGCTCGAAGCCAGGCAGAACCAAAGCCCCTAG
- a CDS encoding ProQ/FinO family protein, which translates to MGFEQLAELRDRLRAEQQQVKTDSAKQGKRKPPAQPKPREQDPAVEAIWRLQKHFPLAFPVNPAPKVPLKEGIFKDAEQHLELLGLTSEQLKLGIATWCKGSRYWASMTQDAPRLDLNGQAAGIVTASQALHARQQASRQRGQARRKQSKPKERPQEQGSEGATEQVVG; encoded by the coding sequence ATGGGTTTTGAGCAACTAGCTGAGCTACGTGACCGCCTGCGGGCTGAACAACAGCAGGTAAAAACTGATAGCGCCAAACAGGGCAAGCGCAAGCCCCCTGCGCAACCCAAGCCTCGCGAGCAAGACCCGGCGGTGGAGGCGATCTGGCGATTGCAGAAGCACTTCCCCTTGGCCTTCCCGGTCAATCCGGCGCCCAAGGTTCCGCTCAAGGAAGGCATTTTCAAGGATGCCGAGCAGCACCTGGAGCTGCTAGGGCTGACCAGCGAGCAGCTCAAGCTGGGTATCGCCACCTGGTGCAAGGGCAGCCGTTACTGGGCCAGCATGACCCAGGATGCACCACGGCTCGACCTGAATGGCCAGGCTGCAGGCATCGTGACCGCCTCGCAGGCACTGCATGCCAGGCAGCAGGCTTCACGCCAGCGTGGGCAGGCGCGACGCAAGCAGTCCAAGCCCAAGGAGCGTCCCCAGGAGCAGGGGAGCGAGGGCGCCACGGAACAAGTCGTGGGCTGA
- a CDS encoding amidohydrolase family protein codes for MNSTSQSHSLGRLDAVAGEALVTGDARLGTIDIHRHTRSPALRGLLARHNTRSLAGLELPDGSPESFMASMEEEGVQTAITSEVLPGIQLAATELAAFSRGSNEFSRALAERHKGRIGFFAHLPLPYTELACAEAIHALDILQADGVVLMASNEGKFLGDPLFEELMHELNQRSAIVFVHPNVPAKDALGLGTPLSVVEYPCDVTRAGLNLILSGTMERFHRIRWILAHAGGFLPYVAWRASLANTMIEYGDTAPQGVLTYLRRFYLDTATSVSRPAMATLRELFEPDRLLFGTDTPFASGARSGAQIDELVASGFWSAAEAAGVRRGHALGLFPSYKQPGERIPALPLFMQESLLAGARRQVLSPLRAVAQKLRE; via the coding sequence ATGAACAGCACATCACAGAGCCATTCGCTGGGGCGCCTCGATGCTGTTGCTGGCGAGGCGCTCGTCACTGGCGATGCACGCTTGGGCACCATCGACATTCACCGCCATACCCGGTCTCCGGCCTTGCGCGGCCTGCTTGCCCGTCACAACACCCGGTCGCTGGCCGGGCTGGAGCTACCCGATGGGTCGCCCGAGTCGTTCATGGCGTCCATGGAGGAGGAGGGTGTGCAGACGGCCATCACCTCTGAAGTACTGCCTGGCATCCAGCTGGCCGCAACTGAACTGGCAGCCTTTTCCCGCGGCAGCAACGAGTTCTCCCGGGCCCTGGCCGAGCGCCACAAGGGGCGGATCGGGTTCTTCGCGCACCTGCCATTGCCCTACACCGAACTGGCCTGCGCCGAAGCCATCCACGCGCTGGATATCTTGCAGGCCGATGGCGTGGTGCTGATGGCCAGCAACGAGGGGAAGTTCCTCGGCGATCCGCTGTTCGAGGAACTGATGCACGAGCTCAACCAGCGCAGTGCGATCGTTTTCGTCCACCCCAATGTACCGGCCAAGGATGCTCTGGGCCTGGGCACGCCACTGAGCGTGGTCGAATACCCTTGCGACGTTACGCGAGCGGGGCTGAACCTGATCCTGTCGGGCACCATGGAGCGTTTCCACAGGATCCGCTGGATTCTCGCGCATGCCGGGGGCTTCCTGCCCTATGTCGCCTGGCGGGCATCGCTGGCGAACACCATGATCGAGTACGGGGACACCGCGCCCCAGGGCGTGCTGACCTACTTGAGGCGCTTCTACCTGGATACCGCCACATCGGTATCGCGTCCGGCCATGGCCACGTTGCGCGAGTTGTTCGAGCCCGATCGATTGCTGTTCGGCACCGACACACCCTTCGCCTCGGGTGCCCGCAGCGGGGCACAGATCGACGAGTTGGTCGCTTCTGGCTTCTGGAGCGCGGCCGAGGCTGCCGGTGTCCGGCGTGGCCATGCCCTGGGGTTGTTCCCCAGCTACAAGCAGCCAGGTGAGCGTATTCCGGCATTGCCCCTTTTCATGCAGGAGTCGCTCCTTGCCGGGGCCAGACGGCAGGTGCTTTCGCCACTGCGGGCGGTTGCCCAGAAGCTCAGGGAATGA
- a CDS encoding amidohydrolase family protein — protein sequence MAIQQGRIDVHHHVIPPAFVATMQAKGIQKVAGALLPKWTPEKSIAVMDANGIQTAIASLSAPGVHFGDGPVQAVDLARRCNEFCAGMMARYPGRFGFFAVLPMPFTAHACSEAIYALDVLKADGVVLLGSTDGHFLGDPLFDELMSELDRRRAVVFVHPNLHATSIDIALDMPGFLIEFLCDTTRAAVNLILTGTQEKYPHTRWILAHAGGFLPFVAGRLSAVDLGDLQRHVPQGVQHYIERFYFDTALSPSRYSMVALKELVDPSHILFGSDFPFAPAPATALQCRTLDTSDVFAEPTRYGIARGHALELFPQYRRPDEVVTASPIFKDESMVGRLRRAMTRPMSVLAESMRDR from the coding sequence ATGGCTATCCAGCAAGGGCGCATAGACGTCCATCACCATGTCATTCCCCCTGCCTTCGTCGCCACCATGCAAGCCAAGGGCATCCAGAAGGTCGCCGGGGCCCTGCTGCCCAAGTGGACGCCGGAGAAATCCATTGCCGTGATGGACGCCAACGGTATTCAAACGGCGATTGCCTCGCTCTCCGCTCCGGGCGTGCACTTCGGTGATGGCCCGGTCCAGGCCGTCGACCTGGCCAGGCGTTGCAATGAGTTCTGCGCGGGGATGATGGCCCGTTACCCGGGCCGGTTCGGTTTCTTCGCGGTGCTGCCCATGCCGTTCACGGCACACGCCTGCAGCGAAGCCATCTACGCCCTGGATGTACTCAAGGCTGATGGGGTGGTGCTGCTGGGCAGTACCGACGGCCACTTCCTGGGCGACCCGCTGTTCGATGAGTTGATGAGCGAGCTGGATCGCCGTCGGGCGGTGGTTTTTGTGCACCCCAACCTGCATGCGACCAGCATCGACATCGCCCTGGACATGCCGGGTTTTCTCATCGAGTTTCTCTGTGACACCACCCGCGCCGCCGTCAACCTGATCCTCACCGGGACCCAGGAGAAGTACCCCCATACCCGCTGGATCCTGGCCCATGCCGGCGGCTTCCTGCCGTTCGTGGCCGGGCGCTTGAGCGCGGTGGATCTCGGCGATCTGCAGCGCCATGTGCCCCAAGGCGTGCAGCACTACATCGAGCGCTTCTACTTCGATACCGCGCTGTCGCCGTCACGCTATTCCATGGTGGCCTTGAAGGAGCTGGTGGACCCTTCGCACATCCTGTTCGGCAGCGACTTTCCGTTTGCCCCGGCCCCGGCCACGGCCCTGCAGTGCCGCACCCTGGATACCTCCGACGTATTTGCCGAGCCGACCCGATACGGCATTGCCCGGGGCCATGCGCTCGAGCTGTTCCCCCAGTACCGCCGGCCCGACGAGGTCGTCACGGCCAGTCCCATCTTCAAGGACGAGTCCATGGTAGGGCGGCTGCGACGGGCTATGACCAGGCCGATGTCTGTCCTCGCCGAGTCCATGCGGGATCGTTGA
- a CDS encoding TetR/AcrR family transcriptional regulator, whose product MSIIQKRIHEAALQLFAQKELADINVSELAQKAGLARNTVYKNLDSIETLFETVATELASEMNERVGRSAAPGLDPAQRLSNGIRFYIRRAHEERHWGSFLVRYAASHASLQALWDGPPVRDILEGLACQRYSFRQDQLLSVIGVAAGSVLLAISLVLQGHKTWRDAGADTAEFVLRALGVPADEARAFATAPLPELPPLDD is encoded by the coding sequence GTGAGCATCATTCAAAAGCGTATCCATGAAGCGGCCCTGCAGCTCTTCGCCCAGAAAGAACTGGCTGACATCAACGTCAGCGAACTGGCCCAGAAAGCCGGGCTGGCGCGCAACACGGTGTACAAGAATCTCGACTCCATCGAAACGCTGTTCGAAACGGTCGCCACCGAACTGGCCTCCGAGATGAACGAACGCGTTGGCAGGAGCGCAGCCCCCGGGCTGGACCCGGCGCAACGCCTCTCCAACGGCATTCGCTTCTACATCCGCCGGGCCCATGAGGAACGCCACTGGGGCAGCTTCCTGGTGCGCTACGCAGCCTCCCATGCCTCGCTGCAGGCCTTGTGGGATGGCCCACCCGTAAGGGACATCCTCGAAGGGCTTGCCTGCCAGCGCTACAGCTTCCGCCAGGACCAGCTCTTGTCGGTCATTGGCGTGGCCGCCGGTTCGGTATTGCTGGCCATCAGCCTCGTCCTGCAAGGACACAAGACCTGGCGCGATGCCGGTGCCGATACCGCCGAATTCGTACTGCGCGCCCTGGGCGTTCCGGCAGACGAAGCCCGGGCATTCGCCACCGCCCCACTCCCGGAGCTCCCCCCTCTGGACGACTGA